A section of the Ferrimicrobium sp. genome encodes:
- the istB gene encoding IS21-like element helper ATPase IstB, whose protein sequence is MSRATNLEHLSTLRLSHAKAQYRAQFEDSSIIDLDFDERLCRILDYEIAMRANARVQRRTREAGFSMRASPEDFELTEGRGLTRERYRSLVSLAWLSAHHHLAITGPTGVGKTYLGIALGVSAIRAGYLVRYYKLSKLLEKVGIARADGTYPSFAAILARTHLLILDDWGISPISPLGSREILDLLDDRGENGSLIISSQLPVSQWYESLGERTVADAIMDRIVHNAIPVELKGESMRKHGSQRKEGNGLKEPGPEIE, encoded by the coding sequence ATGAGTAGGGCCACCAACCTTGAGCACTTGAGCACTCTGCGACTCTCTCATGCCAAGGCCCAGTACCGTGCCCAATTCGAGGATTCCTCAATCATCGACCTGGACTTTGATGAACGTCTTTGTCGCATCCTTGACTATGAGATCGCGATGCGAGCCAATGCCAGGGTGCAAAGGAGAACCCGAGAGGCTGGCTTTAGCATGCGTGCAAGCCCTGAGGACTTTGAACTCACCGAAGGACGAGGGCTTACCCGTGAGCGCTATCGCTCACTGGTCTCCCTTGCCTGGTTGAGTGCTCATCACCACCTCGCCATCACCGGCCCCACTGGGGTGGGCAAGACCTACCTCGGGATCGCCCTTGGGGTGAGTGCGATTCGTGCGGGCTACCTGGTGCGCTACTACAAGCTCTCCAAGCTCTTAGAGAAGGTAGGGATCGCCCGGGCGGATGGAACCTACCCGTCCTTTGCGGCCATCCTTGCCAGAACCCATCTACTCATCCTCGATGACTGGGGGATCTCCCCGATCTCACCACTGGGTTCCAGAGAGATCCTTGATCTCTTAGATGACCGAGGAGAGAACGGTTCACTCATCATCTCCTCGCAGTTGCCCGTCTCACAATGGTACGAGAGTCTTGGAGAGCGAACTGTCGCTGATGCCATCATGGATCGCATTGTCCATAACGCGATCCCCGTCGAACTCAAAGGAGAATCCATGCGTAAACACGGGAGCCAACGAAAGGAGGGGAACGGACTCAAAGAGCCTGGTCCAGAGATAGAGTAA
- a CDS encoding helix-turn-helix domain-containing protein, with the protein MAKQISRARDSEGTKKRTGRKPTYVVTLSDEEKEFLTSFIAKRNAPAAQVTQAKIALLANEGVRLCDIADELDISTFTVQKWIKRFT; encoded by the coding sequence ATGGCCAAGCAGATATCGAGAGCGAGAGATTCCGAAGGGACCAAGAAGCGTACTGGACGCAAACCAACGTATGTCGTCACCCTGAGCGATGAGGAGAAAGAGTTCCTCACTTCCTTTATCGCCAAACGTAATGCACCAGCAGCTCAGGTGACGCAAGCAAAGATCGCCCTCTTGGCCAACGAAGGCGTCAGGCTTTGTGATATCGCCGATGAACTGGATATCTCTACCTTTACGGTGCAAAAGTGGATCAAGAGATTCACCTAG
- a CDS encoding nuclear transport factor 2 family protein yields MGTSDDIKVAAQRVIDAFGHFDREAYFGCFDPDAIVSFYYEPKVLTLVEYRAIWRDWEQSGFRVLTCESSNQLIVEVADNVGLLVHDVRTEVVERGENKTLNERESILLRKRDGAWLVIHEHLSSPEASPS; encoded by the coding sequence GTGGGTACTAGTGACGATATTAAGGTAGCGGCGCAGCGCGTAATTGATGCTTTTGGGCATTTCGATCGAGAGGCGTATTTTGGCTGCTTCGATCCTGACGCCATTGTCTCGTTCTACTACGAACCTAAGGTTTTGACGTTGGTCGAGTATCGGGCGATATGGAGGGACTGGGAGCAAAGTGGGTTTCGGGTGCTCACATGTGAGTCGTCAAATCAACTGATCGTAGAGGTCGCGGATAACGTTGGCCTGTTGGTTCATGATGTTCGCACTGAGGTAGTGGAGCGAGGGGAGAATAAGACGCTTAATGAGCGCGAGAGTATCCTATTGCGCAAGCGAGATGGAGCTTGGCTTGTGATCCATGAGCATCTGTCGAGTCCAGAAGCATCGCCCTCATAA
- a CDS encoding alcohol dehydrogenase catalytic domain-containing protein: MTARLTHAIVIQEPGHIRLTEIELDDPGPGEVEVQIASAGVCGSDLHVFRGDWDIHYPMVMGHEGAGYISKVGPGVQNLEIGDPVVLSWNAPCRQCRLCLSGKPYACERATAYLDEGGFLFDGTTRFHKDGKSIHHYLGVSSWSEAVVVPATGAIKVPTELNLVHAALAGCALPTGIGAVRNTAAISAGSRVLVIGCGGVGLSCVQGARLSKAEVIATTDKDASRLELARQLGATSTHETDNAILSHLADQYPGGFDAVFDAVGSITTMEMGLKLLAPAGSLVIIGLTRAGSRLTVDPLALAMNNQRILGSNYGSIDPAVDIPVIINAIANGVVDVVPLVSAEFPLGEAAIALENLAKGIGLRQLLIPTTNNAAPAP, encoded by the coding sequence ATGACAGCTCGCCTCACACATGCGATCGTTATCCAAGAGCCTGGACATATCCGATTGACCGAGATCGAACTGGACGATCCTGGCCCAGGTGAGGTTGAAGTCCAAATAGCTTCCGCCGGAGTCTGTGGCTCCGACCTCCATGTATTTCGCGGCGACTGGGATATCCACTACCCGATGGTGATGGGACACGAGGGTGCAGGGTATATCTCAAAGGTCGGCCCTGGTGTCCAGAACCTCGAGATCGGCGACCCAGTTGTCTTGAGTTGGAATGCTCCGTGTCGGCAGTGTCGCTTATGTCTTTCCGGGAAGCCCTACGCTTGCGAGCGAGCTACAGCCTATCTCGATGAAGGGGGTTTCCTCTTCGACGGAACCACTCGCTTTCACAAAGACGGCAAATCAATCCATCATTACCTTGGCGTCTCATCCTGGTCAGAGGCCGTTGTGGTGCCCGCAACTGGCGCCATCAAGGTACCGACTGAGTTGAATTTGGTGCACGCCGCCTTGGCTGGCTGTGCACTCCCAACCGGGATCGGTGCCGTCCGTAATACCGCTGCCATTTCAGCTGGTTCGCGGGTGCTCGTAATAGGCTGCGGCGGTGTGGGCCTCTCCTGCGTACAAGGTGCGCGTTTGAGCAAGGCAGAGGTCATTGCCACAACCGACAAGGATGCATCGCGACTCGAACTAGCCCGACAACTCGGCGCAACCTCAACCCACGAGACGGATAACGCAATTCTTAGCCACCTCGCGGATCAATACCCTGGCGGATTCGATGCGGTATTCGATGCAGTCGGGTCAATCACCACCATGGAAATGGGGCTCAAGTTGCTTGCACCTGCGGGCTCACTCGTTATCATCGGCCTGACCCGAGCTGGCTCCCGTCTAACAGTTGATCCGCTAGCACTAGCTATGAATAACCAACGGATCCTCGGATCGAACTATGGATCGATCGATCCAGCAGTCGACATACCGGTCATTATCAACGCCATCGCCAATGGTGTGGTTGATGTCGTCCCGCTCGTTTCCGCAGAGTTCCCTCTGGGCGAGGCCGCAATAGCCCTTGAGAACCTGGCAAAGGGCATCGGGCTGCGTCAGCTCCTCATACCAACAACGAACAATGCGGCACCTGCCCCCTGA
- a CDS encoding XRE family transcriptional regulator — translation MATLYPIGPRILIAREASGLSLGDVAAKSGLSKGFLSRVERSFVSPSVDSLITICEVIGLPMAELFASPTFVLTRAAERPVANLPGRQVIDTLLTATTEQHVTVIETTAVPGGGGGVDLYTVPSESEVCYVVAGSLELILNTEIITLGPGDAVTFNGTTPHTWNNASLFAEVRVIWILAPALPNPWVHGAIGSETETWTTRSATGGEQTS, via the coding sequence ATGGCGACATTGTACCCAATCGGACCACGGATCCTGATAGCAAGGGAGGCAAGTGGGCTTTCGTTAGGTGATGTCGCCGCCAAAAGTGGCTTGTCAAAGGGGTTTCTTTCTCGGGTTGAGCGCAGTTTCGTCAGCCCATCCGTCGACTCCCTGATTACGATATGTGAGGTTATCGGCCTGCCCATGGCAGAGCTCTTCGCAAGCCCAACATTTGTACTAACAAGGGCTGCCGAGCGTCCTGTCGCCAACCTCCCCGGTAGACAAGTAATCGACACTCTCTTAACGGCAACAACCGAACAACATGTCACAGTCATCGAAACAACTGCAGTACCGGGAGGTGGTGGTGGTGTCGACCTCTATACAGTGCCTTCCGAGTCTGAGGTGTGTTACGTCGTTGCAGGCAGTCTCGAGTTGATACTGAACACCGAGATCATCACGCTCGGACCCGGCGACGCCGTGACGTTTAATGGCACTACTCCGCACACGTGGAACAATGCCTCACTCTTCGCTGAGGTCCGGGTCATCTGGATCCTCGCACCGGCGCTACCTAACCCTTGGGTTCACGGAGCAATTGGCAGCGAAACCGAGACTTGGACTACGAGGTCGGCCACCGGAGGAGAGCAGACATCATGA
- a CDS encoding cytosine permease, producing the protein MDTDSRQAQISRPTRGIEVHSIDWIPERERHGKLWHQAPLWFLGNFQYFTIPIGFIGPAMGLSLWWTALAGLLGIVVGTFFMAFHGSQGPKLGMPQMIQSRAQFGFRGVIIVLFVALFTYMAFNVTDQVLLAQGISGAYGWNPTAIAFVTVVAAALLAIFGHDWVHRIFRVLLVISFPLVTIITIAIITGHAGGFAPKAHYGFTFTAFMAEFSAAAAYNITYAPYVSDYSRYLPTKTKSRSVIFSVFFGASSSAAWLIALGAWLAIHLNANDGLLGLKTAGNNVFGGLGSVAALASALALLATMGMNAYGASLTLLTGIDCFKKVNPTRTARVVSIIGLAVVWYLIGDVITTSAVNTVSTALTLMLYLLVPWTATNLIDFFYVRRGHYAITDLFSLDGIYHRWNWRGITAYAIGFAAEIPFMVLPQLGSLSYIGPVAKLLHDTDISWLVGLVVTSIAYLIITRGFDPHSEEQAIADSQEKLEAEFG; encoded by the coding sequence ATGGACACCGACTCGCGTCAAGCACAAATTTCGCGACCAACCCGGGGGATAGAGGTCCACTCTATTGACTGGATCCCGGAGCGAGAACGCCATGGAAAGCTCTGGCACCAGGCGCCACTCTGGTTTTTGGGCAATTTTCAGTATTTCACCATCCCTATTGGTTTCATCGGCCCCGCCATGGGCTTATCGCTCTGGTGGACCGCACTCGCAGGTCTTTTAGGGATCGTGGTTGGGACCTTCTTCATGGCCTTTCACGGCTCGCAAGGACCAAAGCTGGGAATGCCTCAGATGATTCAGTCGCGGGCCCAGTTTGGCTTTCGCGGTGTGATCATCGTCCTCTTCGTCGCGCTCTTTACCTACATGGCATTTAACGTGACCGACCAGGTATTGCTGGCACAGGGGATCTCTGGGGCTTATGGTTGGAATCCGACGGCAATCGCATTCGTCACCGTGGTGGCGGCAGCGCTACTGGCCATCTTCGGTCACGATTGGGTCCACCGAATCTTCCGCGTGCTACTCGTCATCTCGTTCCCACTGGTCACCATCATCACCATCGCGATCATCACTGGGCATGCTGGCGGATTCGCACCAAAGGCGCACTACGGTTTCACCTTCACTGCATTCATGGCAGAATTCTCTGCTGCCGCAGCCTACAACATTACCTACGCACCCTACGTCTCCGACTACTCACGCTATCTCCCCACCAAAACCAAGAGCCGTTCGGTCATCTTTTCCGTCTTCTTCGGAGCATCCTCATCAGCCGCCTGGCTCATCGCGCTGGGAGCTTGGCTGGCAATTCACCTGAACGCCAATGATGGCCTACTGGGACTAAAGACCGCTGGCAACAACGTGTTCGGTGGTCTCGGATCGGTTGCCGCCCTTGCATCCGCACTGGCATTGCTGGCCACCATGGGAATGAATGCTTATGGAGCGTCTTTGACCCTACTCACTGGTATCGATTGCTTTAAGAAGGTTAACCCAACTCGCACAGCGAGAGTCGTATCTATCATCGGGCTGGCCGTAGTGTGGTACCTTATCGGTGACGTGATCACCACCAGCGCCGTCAACACAGTCTCAACCGCTCTGACGCTTATGCTTTATCTACTCGTTCCTTGGACCGCAACAAATCTCATCGACTTTTTCTACGTCCGTAGAGGACACTACGCGATCACCGACCTGTTCTCCCTAGATGGCATCTACCACCGTTGGAACTGGCGCGGGATCACTGCCTATGCCATTGGCTTTGCTGCCGAGATTCCCTTCATGGTCCTGCCTCAGCTTGGCTCGTTAAGCTACATCGGGCCCGTAGCAAAGCTACTCCACGACACCGACATCTCTTGGCTGGTCGGTCTTGTCGTAACGTCGATCGCCTACCTTATTATCACCCGTGGATTCGATCCGCATAGTGAAGAACAGGCCATCGCAGACAGTCAGGAAAAGCTCGAGGCAGAGTTCGGCTAG
- a CDS encoding SDR family oxidoreductase translates to METQEAMKGRVALVTGSGRGIGEAIAVSLAKLGVAVAVCDVHDGANRVSGAINAMHQRAVPYRCDISDAEQTAHLVDQVINAFGRLDILVNNAGVGGAHGRLHEIDIDDWDRTIGINLRGTFLTTKFAIPQLLKQAHASVINIASTYGIIGAPFAPAYCASKGAIVNLTRQLAVDYGPLGIRVNAVLPGYIDTDLGGRRASLPSDQAAAMLQQREANAALQPLGRQATTEEVARVVAFLASDDASFMTGSIVTVDGGCTTTFYHG, encoded by the coding sequence GTGGAGACACAGGAAGCGATGAAGGGACGAGTGGCACTCGTCACTGGTAGCGGTCGCGGCATCGGCGAAGCAATCGCGGTATCATTAGCCAAGCTTGGGGTCGCGGTCGCCGTCTGTGACGTCCATGATGGCGCCAATCGCGTGAGTGGCGCCATCAATGCGATGCACCAGCGGGCTGTACCCTATCGTTGTGACATCTCCGACGCCGAACAGACCGCCCATCTCGTCGATCAAGTGATCAACGCGTTTGGCCGACTCGATATCCTCGTCAACAATGCGGGAGTCGGCGGTGCGCATGGCCGACTCCACGAGATCGACATCGACGACTGGGATAGGACCATCGGCATCAACCTTCGAGGGACGTTTCTTACGACCAAGTTCGCAATCCCGCAGCTGCTCAAGCAGGCCCACGCTTCGGTGATCAACATCGCCTCAACCTACGGGATCATCGGAGCACCGTTTGCGCCCGCCTATTGCGCCTCCAAAGGTGCAATCGTGAATCTGACCCGCCAGCTGGCCGTCGACTATGGACCTCTCGGGATCCGCGTCAACGCCGTCCTCCCCGGCTACATCGACACCGACCTTGGTGGGCGGCGTGCAAGCTTACCGAGCGACCAGGCGGCAGCGATGTTACAGCAGCGCGAGGCCAATGCAGCACTGCAACCACTGGGGCGCCAAGCAACGACCGAAGAGGTGGCGAGGGTCGTCGCATTTTTAGCCTCCGACGACGCTTCCTTCATGACTGGCTCGATCGTAACAGTTGACGGAGGCTGTACGACGACGTTCTATCACGGCTAG
- a CDS encoding GntR family transcriptional regulator, whose protein sequence is MVENSHAHCPNDHTDGGEHSYDSVGSDDGTSEIDLLLPQVSRSGALTLHEQVAAEIRRAIADGEARPGQRIPQARDLAAELGVNTNTVLRALRMLRDEGLVEMGRGRSIRVAGTPERSAVLTRTKELLEFARSQGYERDELIAILGSLQ, encoded by the coding sequence ATGGTCGAGAACTCTCATGCACATTGCCCGAACGATCATACAGATGGGGGTGAGCATTCGTACGACAGCGTCGGCTCCGATGACGGCACGAGTGAGATCGATCTATTATTACCACAGGTATCGCGATCAGGTGCTCTCACGCTCCACGAACAGGTGGCAGCCGAGATCCGTCGAGCGATTGCCGACGGCGAAGCCAGACCCGGGCAACGCATCCCCCAAGCGAGAGACCTGGCGGCTGAGCTGGGCGTCAACACCAACACGGTGCTACGCGCGTTGCGCATGCTCCGTGACGAAGGGTTGGTCGAGATGGGACGCGGACGCTCGATCCGCGTCGCAGGCACGCCCGAACGCTCCGCGGTACTCACACGGACCAAAGAACTCCTCGAGTTTGCCCGATCCCAAGGTTATGAACGCGACGAACTCATCGCGATCCTTGGTTCGCTGCAGTAG